TTTGGCCGACCTGATGCAGCGCAGGCTTCCAACCGGCGTCTACGGCCGCACGGGAGGCACCGACCGCGCCACCCAAAACTTCGGCCAGTTCTTCGACCAACTTGAAGTTTTCCGGAGCACACATGCCGCGGCCGCCGGATACGATTATTTCCGCTTCTTCAAGGTTGCAGGAAGCGGTGCATACCTGAATGATATCGATAAGCTTGGTGCGAATGTCTTCCGGTTTCACCTTGCTGGCAACACGGATAATTTCGCCGGTCCGCGAGTAGTCGGGAACGGGCCGCTTGAATACTTTCGGCCGTACCGTACCCATTTGCGGGCGGTGATCCGGACACAAAATGGTCGCCATAATATTGCCGCCGAACGCCGGGC
The sequence above is a segment of the Sporolituus thermophilus DSM 23256 genome. Coding sequences within it:
- a CDS encoding electron transfer flavoprotein subunit alpha/FixB family protein, with product PAFGGNIMATILCPDHRPQMGTVRPKVFKRPVPDYSRTGEIIRVASKVKPEDIRTKLIDIIQVCTASCNLEEAEIIVSGGRGMCAPENFKLVEELAEVLGGAVGASRAAVDAGWKPALHQVGQTGKTVGPKIYFACGISGAIQHLAGMSSSDVIIAINKDPDAPIFKVADYGIVGDVLEVLPILIEEFKKIKQAS